The Mycolicibacterium mageritense genome contains a region encoding:
- a CDS encoding TetR/AcrR family transcriptional regulator, with product MVSHNALRRREPVQERSRRRVERIRAAAMTLLESDGPDAVTTRAIADHADVPVATVYQFFPNRDAILLEIVLDHLDRRDAEGAALLHELAPTSLGEVVHGIFEFHYTHLHRHPHLVTLHYTSVARGLLDDPRLRRAQFAHALHTALLGWGLLHPDTDPLVTAVAVEMGDRVLELAYHAGPTGDRAVLTEGERALTTYLQTYAVS from the coding sequence GTGGTCAGCCACAACGCCCTCCGTCGGCGCGAGCCGGTGCAGGAGCGCAGCAGACGGCGGGTCGAACGAATCCGAGCGGCAGCGATGACGCTGCTGGAATCGGATGGGCCCGACGCCGTCACCACCCGCGCGATCGCCGACCATGCCGACGTTCCCGTCGCGACGGTCTATCAGTTCTTCCCCAACCGTGACGCGATCCTGCTCGAGATCGTGCTCGACCACCTCGACCGGCGGGACGCCGAGGGCGCGGCATTGCTGCACGAACTGGCCCCGACCAGCCTCGGCGAAGTCGTGCACGGCATCTTCGAATTCCACTACACGCACCTGCACCGGCACCCGCACCTGGTGACCCTGCACTACACGAGCGTCGCCCGCGGCCTGCTCGACGACCCGCGGTTGCGGCGCGCGCAGTTCGCCCACGCCTTGCACACCGCGTTGCTCGGCTGGGGTCTGCTCCATCCGGACACCGACCCGCTGGTCACCGCGGTCGCCGTCGAAATGGGCGATCGCGTACTGGAATTGGCGTACCACGCCGGGCCGACCGGTGATCGGGCCGTGCTCACCGAAGGCGAGCGGGCGCTGACCACCTATCTGCAGACCTACGCGGTGAGCTGA
- a CDS encoding alpha/beta hydrolase — protein sequence MSILSKPLVADMLARLFSATVNPAPKPGVRFPEIPGDTTEVVIPTRHGDTAATVYRPKPGKATPAVYVNVHGGGFVVGHRDQDDPWCRYLAAHANVVVVNTDYVLAPRHRFPAPVEQIYDVLGWAAAADRDWDPTRLCVGGQSAGGSLSAAAARLALELGGPDIKLQVLHYPPLDLVTATKDKRSALGAKAVMRPWMGEVFDTAYVPDVARRTDRLVSPAWGTNADYIDGIAPALVVTAEYDRLRDEAWRYAQKLDAVGALAEYHEVRGVDHGYNIMSDAGDVTRRVYDVIAGHVSRAIAA from the coding sequence GTGTCCATCCTCTCGAAGCCGCTCGTAGCCGACATGCTCGCGCGACTGTTCTCCGCCACCGTCAACCCCGCCCCGAAGCCGGGCGTCCGGTTCCCGGAAATACCAGGCGACACAACCGAAGTGGTGATCCCGACGCGGCACGGCGATACCGCAGCGACGGTGTACCGGCCGAAACCGGGCAAGGCCACGCCTGCCGTCTACGTCAACGTCCACGGTGGCGGCTTCGTCGTCGGGCACCGGGATCAGGACGACCCGTGGTGCCGGTATCTCGCCGCGCACGCGAATGTCGTTGTGGTCAACACCGATTACGTACTGGCACCGCGGCACCGCTTCCCGGCTCCCGTCGAGCAGATCTACGACGTTCTCGGCTGGGCGGCCGCGGCGGACCGTGACTGGGATCCAACCAGGCTTTGCGTCGGTGGTCAGAGTGCCGGCGGCAGCCTCTCCGCAGCGGCGGCCCGGCTGGCGCTGGAACTCGGCGGGCCGGACATCAAACTGCAGGTCTTGCACTATCCGCCACTGGATCTGGTGACCGCGACCAAGGACAAGAGGTCCGCGCTCGGCGCCAAGGCCGTGATGCGGCCGTGGATGGGCGAGGTGTTCGACACCGCTTACGTGCCCGATGTCGCGAGACGCACCGACCGGCTCGTCTCGCCGGCGTGGGGCACCAATGCCGATTACATCGACGGCATCGCACCTGCGCTCGTGGTCACCGCCGAGTACGACCGGCTGCGTGACGAGGCATGGCGTTACGCCCAGAAGCTCGATGCCGTCGGTGCTCTGGCCGAGTACCACGAGGTGCGCGGCGTCGACCACGGCTACAACATCATGAGCGATGCCGGGGACGTCACGCGGCGTGTGTACGACGTGATCGCCGGACACGTGAGCCGCGCCATCGCGGCCTAA
- a CDS encoding 6,7-dimethyl-8-ribityllumazine synthase → MTAAATQIAFVQATWHRNIVDQAREGFTDQIRTLGFTADALEFFEVPGAFEIPLTAKRLALSGRYRAIVAAGLVVDGGIYRHDFVATAVIDGLMRVQLDTDVPVFSVVLTPHHFHEHDEHVGYFTKHFVKKGAEAATAVAATLELHAALG, encoded by the coding sequence ATGACTGCCGCAGCCACCCAGATCGCGTTCGTGCAGGCCACCTGGCACCGCAACATCGTCGACCAGGCGCGCGAAGGTTTCACCGATCAGATCCGTACCCTCGGATTCACCGCCGACGCCCTCGAGTTCTTCGAGGTGCCGGGTGCGTTCGAGATCCCGCTGACGGCAAAACGTCTCGCGCTCAGCGGGCGCTACCGGGCCATCGTGGCCGCGGGCCTGGTGGTAGACGGCGGCATCTACCGCCACGATTTCGTCGCCACCGCGGTGATCGACGGGCTCATGCGGGTGCAACTCGACACCGATGTGCCGGTGTTCTCCGTGGTGCTCACGCCGCACCACTTCCACGAACACGACGAGCACGTCGGCTACTTCACCAAGCACTTCGTCAAGAAGGGCGCCGAGGCGGCCACCGCCGTCGCGGCCACCCTCGAGTTGCACGCAGCCCTCGGTTAG